The Methylomagnum ishizawai genome has a window encoding:
- a CDS encoding LPD1 domain-containing protein, protein MLYLLFTPADLLKAEQLGLFDMPTQVRAHTRKDGAVVAPHIRLQKKRLHPQGGQHDLFGHAEPRTEAHKLGRLGQFVHKHGGYRRLLSILAGLPEPQRDKLYESMAEVARKPVAMVREFLVLGAKHEAPAQQGDLFVADKPQGVQERREGAGDAKGVSTSAPHIEEPVTVREAGEPNGYAIPPKPADSPTTPALPATDQPETIDHVTKKGKTIRGVIRTDLTYPQAKAIDEFTFKKDGGYFIRDKHLEALAALDRGKASGAITPEQHEEAKQALASGGPAAAMESLQKTEADKRKAQADKLRKVADGLMGKAQEAQSRDRQTNTARRARMAAGAIGDALRDEAIARTMHNIADAIEAGEANRLAGVNSRTMVELLDRILRSAMFERDRNLPYREQEKRKGRPAENADLNHVRYPAPALNIDGAKERLLRAINGQRGSVGLAAIVRRSGHYIQPDDFDKLEAAIGKDAMRNAVGWYAVEQQANAKRLIRAGIENADDLRAALAEYLDVRAGRKAEDPVKVAERALVGQKVGIDFFPTPKSLAARMAALAGIKPGMKVLEPSAGNGHLADAAREAGGDVDVVEVSDALRNVLEAKKHNLVGRDFMDMKPRSFTFGDKFRAKDGTEGIMRGSGGIGSNRVGLVNESGDPLGWYNRDELTPLEKRGTDSGYDAIVMNPPFSNGQDADHIQRAYDLLKPGGKLVAIAGEGVFFRGDKKAAGFREWLDEHGAEVEKLPEGTFQDKALAATTGANARLVAIQKPVLTGEELNGEASPHDATPSRAGDGPQEGDTKEESGRRYVLRGGRWHRIDEESTDEATGPTHGDEEQGASAGTGGTADGVSGVPSEGGAGAEPESTEPAHDPVAHAEAKQDLADELLTNPDSERAAELARKVADGFDAKKGKVRAPKPKNTLETGGDFSDDDPNSPNYRFRDTGYIGGSRKELAAQMIRQAGREGRQLRATDIDWQEIEQNPREAKELITKSNLFGAVDWDALKAGGMEPGAGFLVDRVYASLAPEPPEDSAQARRDYAVGLESLRTRLEACKTPDAVTDALNTLRDEYEGAILNAQEAADYQKAQGIYRGIADRRWALSKERDALVQAMINPGHEASALGYKQQRRLDKGWKADPALEGQIRQLKAAAEQARADLEEWDARHPEVAKGRTDSPMAQAVGQAYGVMRSIVEKAKARNREENPVHRAWKLMGPRFLGILNYRRRDGADAFREHLAAAKIGKIEDWSWAEKERKTVDAPRATKGQVRFQLQVAETFERKGGQPVKVASTAALKAMFNLRDVQSGNWVLSDPAAASFHVQKSAEALSDLADLLGVDPGQIAMNGRVALAFGARGHGSAGGMAARAHYEPIYRTINLTKLGGGGSLGHEIFHAIDNLVGEVETGQASGKDVYASEDPALLPEGELRDAMIAFRRAMLDGPHRLGEKIRYTDKDVKTARYNIDRSIARGVAGIIKAAGDIHAAVRAVDAHFAGRTDKMSEKNRKDWRKMAAAYYDAKPAGGEALVESGPSMSEFAFEAARLDGGDHGKYWSKPREMAARAFQGWCEDRLAGQGRRNDYLSSMADNRYYRLLDQRPFPEGEERERINAALDGLMAALRDTGTLAKAFGLLKAA, encoded by the coding sequence ATGCTCTACCTGCTGTTCACGCCCGCCGACCTCCTGAAGGCCGAACAACTCGGCCTCTTCGACATGCCCACCCAGGTCCGCGCCCACACCCGCAAGGACGGCGCGGTCGTCGCGCCGCACATCCGCTTGCAGAAAAAGCGCCTGCATCCGCAAGGCGGACAGCACGACCTATTCGGCCATGCCGAGCCCAGGACCGAAGCCCACAAATTGGGGCGGCTGGGCCAGTTCGTCCACAAGCACGGCGGCTATCGGCGGCTGCTGTCGATCCTGGCGGGCCTGCCCGAGCCGCAGCGCGACAAGCTCTACGAGAGCATGGCCGAAGTCGCCCGCAAGCCGGTGGCGATGGTGCGGGAATTTCTGGTGCTGGGGGCGAAGCATGAAGCACCGGCGCAGCAGGGGGATTTGTTCGTGGCGGACAAACCACAGGGGGTGCAGGAGCGGCGTGAAGGTGCAGGTGATGCAAAAGGGGTAAGCACGTCAGCACCGCACATCGAAGAACCCGTCACCGTCCGCGAAGCCGGGGAACCCAACGGCTATGCCATCCCGCCCAAACCCGCCGATAGCCCCACCACACCGGCCTTGCCCGCCACCGATCAGCCGGAAACCATCGATCATGTCACCAAAAAGGGCAAAACCATCCGGGGTGTCATCCGCACGGACTTGACCTATCCACAGGCCAAAGCCATCGACGAATTCACCTTCAAGAAGGATGGCGGCTACTTCATCCGCGACAAGCATCTGGAAGCCCTGGCCGCGCTGGACCGGGGCAAGGCATCCGGGGCCATCACGCCCGAACAGCATGAGGAGGCCAAACAAGCCCTGGCGTCCGGCGGTCCGGCCGCGGCGATGGAATCCCTCCAAAAGACCGAGGCCGACAAGCGCAAGGCCCAGGCCGACAAGCTCCGCAAGGTGGCCGACGGCCTGATGGGCAAGGCCCAGGAGGCGCAAAGCCGGGACCGCCAAACCAACACCGCCCGGCGGGCGCGGATGGCCGCAGGCGCCATCGGCGATGCCCTGCGCGACGAAGCCATCGCCAGGACCATGCACAACATCGCCGACGCCATCGAGGCGGGCGAGGCCAATCGGCTTGCCGGGGTGAATAGCCGAACCATGGTGGAATTGCTGGACCGTATCCTGCGGAGCGCAATGTTCGAGCGCGACCGGAACCTGCCCTACCGCGAACAGGAAAAGCGCAAAGGCCGTCCCGCCGAGAATGCCGACCTCAACCATGTGCGCTATCCAGCCCCGGCCTTGAATATTGATGGGGCAAAAGAACGCCTGTTGCGGGCTATCAACGGTCAGCGTGGGTCGGTCGGCCTAGCGGCCATCGTCCGCCGCAGTGGTCACTACATCCAGCCCGACGACTTCGACAAGCTCGAAGCCGCCATTGGCAAGGACGCCATGAGAAACGCCGTGGGCTGGTATGCGGTGGAGCAGCAGGCCAACGCCAAGCGCCTCATCCGGGCGGGCATCGAAAACGCCGACGACCTCCGCGCCGCATTGGCCGAATATCTCGATGTCCGCGCCGGGAGGAAGGCCGAAGACCCGGTAAAGGTGGCGGAACGCGCCCTGGTCGGCCAGAAGGTCGGCATCGATTTCTTTCCCACCCCCAAGTCCCTCGCCGCGCGCATGGCCGCCCTGGCGGGCATCAAGCCCGGCATGAAGGTATTGGAACCTTCCGCCGGGAACGGGCACCTGGCCGACGCGGCGCGGGAGGCTGGCGGGGATGTGGATGTGGTCGAGGTTTCGGATGCCCTGCGGAATGTGTTGGAAGCCAAGAAACACAACCTCGTGGGCCGGGATTTCATGGACATGAAGCCACGGTCCTTCACGTTCGGCGACAAATTCAGGGCCAAGGACGGCACCGAGGGCATCATGCGCGGGAGCGGTGGCATAGGCAGCAACCGGGTGGGCCTCGTGAACGAAAGCGGCGATCCACTGGGTTGGTACAACCGCGATGAGTTGACCCCGTTGGAGAAGCGCGGCACCGATAGCGGTTACGACGCCATCGTAATGAATCCGCCCTTCTCCAACGGCCAAGACGCCGACCACATCCAACGCGCCTACGACCTGCTCAAACCCGGCGGCAAGCTGGTGGCGATAGCCGGGGAAGGCGTGTTCTTCCGGGGCGATAAAAAAGCCGCGGGCTTCCGGGAATGGCTGGACGAGCATGGTGCCGAGGTCGAGAAACTGCCCGAGGGCACGTTCCAGGATAAGGCCCTGGCCGCTACGACCGGGGCCAATGCGCGGTTGGTGGCGATCCAGAAGCCGGTGCTGACGGGCGAGGAATTGAACGGCGAAGCCAGCCCCCATGATGCTACGCCAAGCCGTGCCGGTGATGGCCCACAGGAAGGCGACACGAAGGAAGAAAGCGGCCGGCGCTACGTCCTGCGCGGCGGGCGTTGGCATCGGATCGACGAGGAATCTACGGATGAAGCTACTGGACCTACCCACGGTGATGAAGAACAAGGTGCATCGGCTGGTACGGGCGGAACTGCGGACGGGGTATCTGGCGTTCCATCGGAAGGTGGCGCGGGCGCAGAACCGGAAAGCACTGAACCAGCGCATGACCCAGTGGCCCACGCCGAAGCCAAGCAAGACCTCGCCGACGAACTCCTGACCAACCCCGACAGCGAACGGGCGGCGGAGTTGGCGCGGAAGGTGGCGGATGGGTTCGACGCCAAGAAAGGCAAGGTCCGCGCCCCCAAACCCAAGAACACCCTTGAGACCGGCGGCGACTTTTCCGACGACGATCCCAATTCGCCCAACTATCGTTTCCGCGATACCGGCTATATCGGCGGCAGCCGCAAGGAACTGGCCGCGCAGATGATCCGGCAGGCGGGTCGCGAGGGACGGCAACTCCGCGCCACCGATATTGATTGGCAGGAGATCGAACAAAACCCCCGCGAGGCCAAGGAACTCATCACCAAGAGCAACCTGTTCGGCGCCGTCGATTGGGATGCGCTCAAGGCGGGTGGCATGGAACCGGGGGCCGGGTTCCTTGTGGACCGCGTTTATGCCAGCCTTGCGCCCGAACCCCCCGAAGACAGCGCCCAGGCCCGGCGGGATTATGCCGTCGGCCTGGAAAGCCTCCGTACCCGCCTTGAAGCCTGCAAAACCCCCGACGCGGTGACGGATGCCCTCAACACCCTGCGCGACGAATACGAGGGTGCGATCCTGAATGCCCAGGAAGCGGCGGACTACCAGAAGGCGCAGGGGATTTACCGGGGGATCGCCGACCGGCGATGGGCGCTTTCCAAAGAGCGCGATGCGCTGGTGCAGGCCATGATCAACCCCGGCCACGAGGCCAGCGCCCTGGGGTATAAGCAACAACGCCGATTGGATAAGGGCTGGAAGGCCGACCCGGCCTTGGAGGGGCAAATCCGCCAACTCAAGGCCGCTGCCGAGCAAGCGCGGGCCGACCTGGAAGAGTGGGATGCCCGGCACCCCGAGGTGGCGAAGGGCCGCACCGACAGCCCGATGGCGCAGGCCGTGGGCCAAGCCTACGGTGTGATGCGCTCCATCGTCGAAAAGGCCAAGGCCCGCAACAGGGAAGAAAATCCGGTCCACCGCGCTTGGAAGCTCATGGGGCCGCGCTTCCTCGGCATCCTCAACTACCGGCGGCGCGACGGCGCGGACGCCTTCCGCGAACACCTGGCCGCAGCCAAAATCGGCAAGATCGAGGACTGGTCCTGGGCCGAAAAGGAGCGCAAGACGGTCGATGCGCCCAGGGCCACGAAGGGCCAAGTCCGGTTCCAGCTACAGGTCGCCGAAACCTTCGAGCGCAAGGGCGGCCAGCCGGTCAAGGTGGCTTCCACGGCGGCGCTCAAGGCGATGTTCAACCTGCGCGATGTGCAGTCCGGGAACTGGGTGTTGTCCGACCCGGCGGCGGCATCCTTCCATGTCCAGAAGTCGGCGGAAGCGCTGTCCGACTTGGCCGACCTGTTGGGCGTGGACCCCGGCCAGATCGCGATGAATGGCCGCGTGGCCCTGGCTTTCGGGGCTCGGGGGCATGGCAGCGCGGGCGGAATGGCGGCGCGGGCGCATTACGAGCCCATCTATCGCACCATCAACCTCACGAAGTTGGGGGGCGGCGGTTCGCTGGGCCACGAAATCTTCCACGCCATCGACAACCTCGTCGGCGAGGTCGAAACCGGGCAGGCCAGCGGCAAGGACGTATATGCCAGCGAAGACCCTGCGCTACTCCCAGAGGGGGAATTGCGCGATGCCATGATCGCATTCCGCCGGGCCATGCTGGACGGCCCGCACCGGCTGGGCGAGAAGATCAGGTACACCGACAAGGACGTGAAGACGGCCCGCTACAACATCGACCGATCCATCGCGCGGGGCGTGGCCGGGATCATCAAGGCCGCGGGCGATATCCACGCCGCCGTGCGGGCGGTGGATGCCCATTTCGCCGGGCGCACGGACAAGATGTCCGAGAAGAACCGCAAGGACTGGCGCAAGATGGCCGCCGCCTATTACGACGCCAAGCCCGCCGGAGGGGAAGCCCTGGTTGAGTCCGGGCCATCCATGTCGGAATTCGCCTTCGAGGCCGCCAGGCTGGATGGCGGCGACCACGGCAAATATTGGAGCAAGCCCCGCGAGATGGCGGCCAGGGCGTTCCAAGGATGGTGCGAGGACCGGCTGGCCGGGCAGGGCAGGCGCAACGATTACCTGTCCTCGATGGCGGATAACCGTTATTACCGCCTATTGGACCAACGGCCTTTCCCGGAAGGCGAGGAGCGCGAGCGCATCAATGCGGCGTTGGATGGATTGATGGCGGCGCTGCGGGATACCGGGACGCTGGCGAAGGCGTTTGGGCTGCTGAAAGCCGCCTAG
- a CDS encoding helix-turn-helix domain-containing protein, which translates to MTQTQTQTQAKHPPTAPLRPIGQAGRDDRPGGKVSDRGPDIIILDLLARLRARGVEIPPEVSWEVERGMRAEYGNDAVWVGKRPPDLRERIRALLAARVSRQDAARRFGVSKATVRRAVSVR; encoded by the coding sequence ATGACCCAGACCCAGACCCAGACCCAAGCCAAACACCCGCCCACGGCCCCCCTGCGCCCCATCGGCCAAGCTGGCCGCGATGATCGACCGGGTGGGAAGGTGAGCGACCGCGGGCCGGATATTATTATCCTGGACCTGCTGGCGCGGCTCAGGGCGCGGGGCGTGGAGATTCCGCCAGAGGTGTCCTGGGAGGTGGAGCGGGGGATGCGGGCCGAATATGGCAACGATGCCGTGTGGGTGGGCAAGCGCCCGCCGGATTTGCGCGAGCGTATCCGCGCCTTGCTCGCAGCCAGGGTTTCGCGGCAGGACGCGGCGCGGCGGTTCGGGGTGTCCAAGGCCACGGTACGCCGGGCGGTGTCGGTGCGGTAG
- a CDS encoding VPA1262 family protein: MAFSLNDLVNDSRLERLFSKHELSCALQLWILQIKANGAIENRLIYGRLLPYNYSDNTWHATDDDNFKPIEGYLAQAIRLNLYINSSNTVNLINFLINNYDLTYISQMLGLKIKPKLADRVGATRIASPLVYRPTTYLPNRDSSNRSTLLSPHGSAGALSASVSQVNKPALFCIDGEFSQALTAFIVEELNSDTGMDFGQKDLSRMGDLEFLVFPTLDDNEQELLNVCREGGIFTVKLNPIRIPHYNAFHVRLCITNDSQVIYSSIATVNHLKEDKINCEFKIPGQIAEISDGIEVEIYGFEIDNICTSTLCCKWSNTFWREVLINVQSGNNSGGSVQMDWLERVTKSTASLERLKAAQTINQGNPVFSSRAGGRKTDLWVPINREIKTLFAKLYPPRSEGRFFERLNDGNDQGRLEFVEWIKDQLVRHQNHQVLIFDPYFEDAGIGLIVPNAGAQSDYIVFTTLPKSPKNESWYNSLFLTLKSFFLLETPPINKDRRNRINNLLAACKQLKPLLKKVRLRVYGLKNGALHDRYFIIIGKDGLPVSGFNWSNSIQKANENYPLLITPIPADVLLKVCKYASELVRRASDELSDDPKDLKISLIFDSEQTRESARRYFEPLGFLKKPLAGRVLAEWTGERSLKGLKDEALKQRMRELGLLNKESLFLKDSPGLKGCIDQQPNDFENFKAKWDVIGEVLANTPAGDMLDIAELSSETVFLDSLAGFLCESFSRIHTEEVDAPITHIATSYFQETFDNLLTKPDSSHNFLHPVKYAVLTWAEYFAVKILWLYSPNTLLFLTENCVVTLSEEPQQKDAVKLSLLSQIINEIALTIEYGIRDAQRDYLILNANGFLKWMGLNALKSQLKKPDDVHNIVGYLSRFSYREKIQFLGWMINNLANPSDKIDIYRSLIDSLHQTLPQQLNSTDTNLLVDSLRGHMGQLGYCEPWLVQDVISPLLEQSRVSIDDLCEIWFKDMTAYFKESLNSHVSIFNRDREGRVTKTTAYFLAHSGIKKQETILKFLRNIFSTARRTVQQPLASTQNWAKWDSSFFVIIWILGFLKWASYFVIRPSMIEAEIESFATEAYNIVPTRPLTERKSNPSIAELIFFIEELDEEKSK, encoded by the coding sequence ATGGCATTTTCATTAAATGATTTGGTAAATGACAGCAGGCTAGAAAGATTGTTTTCTAAGCATGAGCTTAGCTGTGCTCTACAACTTTGGATTTTACAGATAAAAGCGAATGGAGCGATTGAAAACAGGCTAATTTACGGACGATTATTGCCTTATAACTATTCAGATAATACTTGGCACGCAACAGATGATGATAACTTTAAACCAATTGAAGGATATCTGGCCCAAGCAATTCGACTCAATCTTTACATAAATAGCTCTAACACCGTTAATCTTATTAACTTTCTAATTAATAACTATGACTTAACATATATTAGCCAAATGTTGGGCTTAAAGATTAAACCAAAGCTAGCTGACCGGGTTGGGGCAACAAGAATAGCGAGTCCTCTTGTATATCGGCCCACCACCTATTTACCAAATAGGGATTCTTCCAACCGAAGCACACTACTAAGTCCACACGGCAGCGCTGGAGCATTAAGTGCATCAGTATCCCAAGTTAACAAACCTGCATTATTTTGTATTGATGGAGAATTTAGCCAAGCGCTCACAGCATTTATTGTCGAAGAGTTAAACTCTGATACTGGCATGGATTTTGGCCAAAAAGACCTTAGTCGAATGGGGGATTTAGAGTTCTTGGTTTTTCCAACACTCGATGACAACGAGCAGGAACTCCTAAATGTCTGCCGGGAAGGCGGGATTTTTACCGTAAAGCTGAACCCGATACGAATTCCACACTACAATGCATTTCACGTCAGGTTATGCATCACCAATGACAGCCAAGTTATTTACTCAAGCATAGCAACTGTCAACCATTTAAAAGAAGATAAAATTAACTGCGAGTTTAAAATACCCGGACAAATAGCTGAAATTTCAGATGGAATAGAGGTCGAGATATATGGATTCGAAATAGATAATATATGCACAAGCACACTGTGTTGCAAATGGAGCAATACTTTCTGGCGGGAAGTGCTTATTAATGTCCAATCAGGAAATAATAGCGGTGGCTCGGTCCAAATGGATTGGCTTGAACGAGTTACCAAATCGACCGCTTCTTTAGAGCGATTGAAGGCGGCTCAAACAATTAATCAAGGGAACCCTGTGTTTTCAAGCCGCGCCGGTGGCCGAAAAACTGACTTATGGGTTCCTATCAATAGGGAGATTAAAACCTTATTTGCTAAGCTATATCCCCCACGTTCAGAAGGACGCTTTTTTGAGCGATTAAATGATGGTAATGATCAAGGGCGATTAGAGTTCGTGGAATGGATTAAAGACCAGTTAGTTAGGCATCAAAATCATCAAGTCTTAATTTTTGATCCATATTTTGAAGATGCTGGAATTGGCCTAATTGTTCCGAATGCAGGCGCTCAAAGTGACTATATTGTTTTTACAACTTTACCCAAATCTCCTAAAAATGAGTCTTGGTATAATTCACTATTCCTAACTTTAAAAAGTTTTTTTTTACTAGAAACCCCACCCATTAACAAGGATCGAAGGAATCGCATCAATAATCTGCTCGCAGCTTGCAAGCAACTCAAACCGCTTTTAAAAAAAGTTAGATTGAGAGTTTATGGCTTGAAAAATGGCGCGCTTCATGACCGATATTTTATAATAATTGGAAAAGATGGATTACCAGTTTCTGGATTTAACTGGTCAAATTCTATTCAAAAAGCTAATGAGAACTATCCATTACTAATTACACCAATACCAGCAGATGTTTTATTAAAAGTATGTAAATACGCATCTGAACTTGTAAGACGGGCATCAGATGAATTATCTGATGATCCCAAAGATTTAAAGATAAGTCTAATTTTTGATTCAGAACAAACTCGCGAATCAGCTCGCAGGTACTTTGAGCCTTTAGGATTCCTCAAAAAGCCTCTTGCAGGGAGGGTTTTAGCTGAATGGACAGGTGAACGATCACTTAAAGGATTGAAAGATGAGGCATTAAAGCAACGAATGCGGGAATTAGGCTTATTAAATAAGGAGTCGCTTTTTCTAAAGGATTCACCTGGTCTTAAAGGCTGTATTGATCAGCAGCCGAACGACTTTGAAAATTTCAAAGCGAAATGGGATGTAATTGGTGAGGTTTTAGCAAATACTCCTGCTGGCGATATGTTAGACATAGCTGAGTTATCATCGGAAACAGTATTCCTAGATTCTTTGGCAGGCTTTTTATGCGAATCATTTAGCCGAATACATACCGAAGAAGTCGATGCACCAATTACGCACATCGCTACTTCTTATTTTCAGGAGACCTTTGACAACCTATTAACTAAACCAGACTCATCTCATAATTTCCTTCACCCAGTGAAGTATGCTGTTCTTACTTGGGCAGAGTATTTTGCCGTAAAAATTCTATGGCTATATAGCCCAAATACTTTGCTGTTTTTAACAGAAAACTGCGTGGTAACATTATCAGAGGAACCTCAACAAAAAGATGCAGTCAAGCTGTCTTTACTTAGCCAGATAATCAATGAAATTGCACTTACAATAGAATATGGCATTCGCGACGCGCAGAGAGATTATCTAATTTTAAATGCAAATGGATTTCTAAAGTGGATGGGGTTAAATGCACTTAAATCTCAACTCAAGAAGCCAGATGATGTGCATAATATTGTTGGATATCTGTCTCGTTTCAGCTATCGAGAGAAAATTCAATTTCTAGGGTGGATGATCAATAACCTAGCAAATCCCTCAGATAAAATAGATATTTACCGTAGTTTGATTGATTCACTCCATCAAACTCTGCCGCAGCAATTAAATTCAACTGATACAAACCTTTTAGTAGATTCCTTGCGCGGGCATATGGGCCAATTGGGTTATTGCGAGCCATGGCTTGTTCAGGATGTTATAAGCCCCCTTTTAGAGCAATCTCGAGTTTCGATAGACGATCTCTGTGAAATTTGGTTTAAAGATATGACCGCCTATTTCAAAGAAAGTTTGAATAGCCATGTCAGTATTTTTAACCGAGATAGGGAAGGTCGCGTCACTAAGACAACTGCATATTTTCTCGCCCATAGTGGCATTAAAAAACAAGAAACAATCCTCAAATTCCTTCGAAATATATTTAGTACCGCACGGAGAACAGTGCAACAACCGCTTGCTAGCACTCAAAACTGGGCAAAATGGGATTCATCATTCTTTGTAATTATATGGATTTTAGGCTTCTTAAAATGGGCATCTTATTTTGTCATTAGACCAAGCATGATTGAAGCAGAAATTGAATCCTTCGCAACTGAAGCGTATAATATCGTGCCAACCCGACCTTTAACAGAACGTAAATCAAATCCATCTATCGCTGAGCTTATCTTTTTTATTGAAGAATTAGATGAGGAGAAATCTAAATAG
- a CDS encoding Arc family DNA-binding protein: MSKEDHQMRIRLPNDLKERIEAAAHQGRRSMNAEIIARLEASLNAEESRLPPAMEEELAAMRRAFERQVNEVVEDFKKRRQKIEQAGAG; the protein is encoded by the coding sequence ATGAGCAAAGAAGACCATCAGATGAGAATACGCTTGCCTAACGACCTCAAGGAAAGGATTGAGGCCGCTGCTCACCAAGGTCGGCGTAGCATGAATGCCGAGATCATCGCCCGGCTTGAGGCGTCGCTTAACGCGGAAGAGTCACGGCTTCCGCCAGCTATGGAGGAAGAACTTGCCGCGATGAGGCGTGCCTTTGAAAGGCAGGTTAACGAAGTCGTCGAAGATTTCAAAAAGCGGCGGCAAAAAATTGAGCAAGCCGGGGCTGGCTAG
- a CDS encoding Arc family DNA-binding protein translates to MIKQKEANMALTAQTDHQMRIRLPADVKEWIAMEAERNERSQNAEIVFRLKQSREAQSEKAPSAENT, encoded by the coding sequence GTGATCAAGCAGAAGGAGGCCAACATGGCGCTTACGGCGCAAACGGATCATCAAATGAGGATTCGCCTTCCGGCGGATGTGAAGGAGTGGATTGCGATGGAAGCCGAGCGGAACGAGCGCTCTCAAAACGCCGAAATTGTATTCCGCTTAAAACAGAGCAGGGAGGCACAAAGCGAGAAAGCCCCAAGTGCTGAGAACACTTGA
- a CDS encoding ORF6N domain-containing protein → MEGTAKRNFGTNKKRFIADEDFFHVTDSKGLDEIRSSGSSDFKILSDAANEVTLITETGYLMLVKSFTDDLAWQIQRQLVKVYFRAKQEAQAAQPEPKPDGPQPPVHYPLTRPELAKCREKVACVDRYFRFHSSSAIAAAIYAPLFQRFKISRMEQLNAMDLPLALEILQRMQDDAHAYYLEGVRRERSAMTTLYSCAGLPLPHLAAGQMELPA, encoded by the coding sequence GTGGAAGGCACCGCGAAAAGAAACTTCGGAACCAACAAAAAGCGCTTCATCGCCGATGAAGACTTTTTCCATGTCACTGATTCTAAAGGCTTGGACGAAATTCGTTCTAGCGGTTCTAGCGATTTTAAAATACTCAGTGACGCCGCCAACGAAGTCACCCTCATCACCGAAACCGGCTACCTCATGCTGGTGAAGAGCTTCACCGACGACTTGGCGTGGCAGATCCAGCGGCAACTGGTGAAGGTCTACTTCCGGGCCAAGCAGGAAGCCCAAGCAGCCCAACCCGAGCCAAAACCCGACGGCCCGCAACCCCCCGTCCATTATCCCCTGACCCGGCCCGAGTTGGCGAAGTGCCGGGAGAAGGTGGCGTGCGTGGACCGCTATTTCCGGTTCCATTCCAGTTCCGCCATCGCGGCGGCCATCTACGCCCCGCTGTTCCAGCGCTTCAAGATTTCCCGCATGGAACAACTGAACGCCATGGATTTGCCCCTGGCACTGGAAATCCTGCAACGGATGCAGGATGACGCGCACGCCTATTACCTGGAAGGCGTCCGCCGCGAGCGTTCCGCCATGACGACGCTCTACTCGTGCGCCGGATTGCCGTTGCCCCACCTCGCCGCCGGTCAAATGGAACTCCCCGCCTAA